One window of the Sphaerochaeta associata genome contains the following:
- a CDS encoding IclR family transcriptional regulator produces the protein MGKKEIDSGSEKQQTSGVIRTIAILETLSRHQTINLESLAKETKLPKATLLRFLSTLVNLGYVYRDPSDLYSLTLKMFSVGSHGLEHIDLIQIANPIAQKLCEELGETVHMGVLEDDEAVYILKKESSFTIRMYSRVGKTIPLYCTAIGKILLSDMNERELASYLGKVNLKPFTPNTLRDSQALKQELMQIRSQGWAWDNEEHEMGTLCIGSAIRDYTGKAVAAMSVSWPLFRFNVEEKQRIVSSILQACASLSRLLGWTEE, from the coding sequence ATGGGAAAGAAAGAAATCGATTCAGGAAGTGAAAAGCAGCAAACCAGCGGGGTCATTCGGACCATCGCCATCCTTGAGACGCTCTCCAGGCATCAGACGATCAACCTGGAAAGCTTGGCAAAGGAAACGAAATTGCCAAAAGCCACCCTGCTTCGGTTTCTCTCCACCTTGGTCAATCTCGGATATGTATACCGCGACCCCAGCGATCTCTACAGCCTCACCTTGAAGATGTTCAGCGTCGGGTCGCACGGCCTGGAGCATATCGATCTCATCCAGATTGCCAATCCAATCGCACAAAAGTTGTGTGAGGAACTTGGTGAGACAGTCCATATGGGGGTGTTGGAGGACGACGAGGCAGTATATATCCTCAAGAAGGAGTCCTCCTTCACCATCCGCATGTACTCTCGGGTAGGAAAAACCATTCCCTTGTACTGTACCGCCATCGGCAAAATCCTGCTCAGTGATATGAATGAGCGTGAACTCGCATCCTACCTTGGCAAGGTGAATCTCAAACCATTCACCCCTAACACGCTTCGTGACAGTCAGGCGCTCAAACAGGAGCTTATGCAGATCAGAAGCCAGGGTTGGGCTTGGGACAACGAGGAACATGAGATGGGAACACTGTGCATCGGTTCTGCCATCAGGGACTATACAGGGAAGGCCGTGGCAGCGATGAGCGTATCCTGGCCGCTCTTCAGGTTCAATGTCGAGGAGAAACAAAGGATTGTCTCCTCGATTCTCCAAGCCTGTGCAAGTCTCTCCAGATTGCTTGGCTGGACCGAGGAGTAA
- a CDS encoding DUF2812 domain-containing protein → MKNQKRELKFFTIAEYEQEQEYLRRRHNEGWRLLKVTLPGIYLFEACEAEDVIYQLDYHKEGLGSQDTYVKMFKDCGWEYMFDFFGYSYFRKREERMQGDEEIFCDEASRLDFIGRVFKGRMIPLLVIFFLVIIPQTILQLSFLDSDPHRGMLGLYLVLFAVYAYIFIRFGLQYRKLKRQAD, encoded by the coding sequence ATGAAAAACCAGAAGCGGGAGCTAAAATTCTTTACCATTGCCGAGTATGAACAGGAACAAGAGTACCTGCGTAGACGGCACAACGAGGGGTGGAGACTGCTTAAGGTGACCCTTCCCGGCATCTATCTTTTCGAGGCCTGTGAAGCTGAGGATGTAATCTACCAACTCGACTACCATAAGGAAGGGTTGGGTTCTCAAGACACCTATGTGAAGATGTTCAAGGACTGCGGGTGGGAGTATATGTTCGACTTTTTCGGCTACAGCTATTTCAGAAAGAGGGAGGAGCGCATGCAGGGCGATGAGGAAATTTTTTGTGATGAAGCCTCCCGCCTCGATTTCATCGGCCGCGTCTTCAAGGGCCGCATGATTCCCTTGCTGGTCATCTTCTTTTTAGTCATCATTCCCCAGACCATCCTGCAGCTAAGTTTTTTGGATTCCGACCCCCATCGCGGAATGCTGGGTTTATATCTGGTTTTATTTGCAGTGTATGCCTACATCTTCATCAGGTTCGGCCTGCAGTACCGCAAGCTGAAACGGCAGGCCGATTGA
- a CDS encoding bile acid:sodium symporter family protein, which yields MFQFLPIEAALRRLNSQLDRIMPLLTPSGVVLGLLLGTRVAWMKPSVTILFAIITFIGGLGINSNAFFKVVKKPKAIFVFILGANVVMPLLTYAIAAMVFRNQQEIATGLILLMAIPTAITGYIWSGIYKGNGALSLTLILVSTLLAPILTPYTVSLLANTSVRIDTAGMMASLVLMVVIPSIAGILINNATKGKVNDHITPCLKPFSKVGLFLIIVINTAQVSERLLANASWAYVPIALTCAFLAVIAYPISHTLGRIAGLAVQESKSITFASSMRNISAALVLAIAYFPPETALPVIFGIVFQQSTCAVMAYVLYGRKKPT from the coding sequence ATGTTTCAATTTTTACCCATCGAAGCAGCGCTGCGGCGCCTCAACTCTCAATTGGACCGGATAATGCCGCTGCTTACCCCCAGTGGAGTTGTGTTGGGTCTTCTACTTGGTACACGAGTTGCTTGGATGAAACCATCGGTTACCATCCTTTTTGCAATCATTACGTTCATCGGTGGATTGGGTATCAATTCCAATGCTTTTTTCAAAGTGGTCAAAAAGCCAAAAGCCATTTTTGTATTCATCCTCGGAGCAAACGTAGTCATGCCCCTGCTTACCTATGCCATCGCCGCAATGGTTTTCAGAAACCAGCAGGAGATTGCAACAGGCCTGATTCTACTGATGGCCATACCTACTGCAATAACCGGTTACATATGGAGTGGAATTTATAAAGGAAACGGGGCCCTCTCATTAACACTGATTCTTGTCTCCACCCTGCTCGCTCCCATTCTCACCCCCTACACGGTGAGCCTGCTTGCCAACACATCAGTACGGATCGACACAGCAGGAATGATGGCATCCCTTGTTCTGATGGTAGTAATTCCTTCAATAGCAGGCATTCTGATCAACAACGCAACCAAAGGCAAGGTGAATGACCATATAACCCCTTGCCTCAAGCCGTTTTCAAAAGTCGGCCTTTTCCTCATTATTGTCATCAACACAGCCCAAGTTTCCGAGCGGCTGCTAGCCAATGCTTCATGGGCCTATGTACCCATCGCCCTGACATGCGCATTCCTGGCTGTCATCGCCTATCCCATTTCCCATACCCTCGGGAGAATCGCAGGCCTTGCAGTACAGGAGAGCAAAAGCATTACCTTCGCCTCTTCGATGCGCAACATCAGTGCCGCCTTGGTTCTTGCAATCGCCTACTTTCCGCCTGAAACCGCACTTCCTGTAATTTTTGGCATTGTATTCCAACAGAGCACCTGTGCTGTCATGGCATATGTCCTGTATGGAAGAAAAAAACCCACCTGA
- a CDS encoding helix-turn-helix domain-containing protein, with protein MSESRPRKIALLLASIHTGASNELWSEVAKLASHSHTSLFVFPGGRLECKENQEYLRNAIYPLVNSDNVEGVLTWASALAGSVRVEDVQAFLATLGSLPSVSIGLKREGCPAVSFDAYSGVQSVLLHCITKHKSRRIAFIRGPENHYSAQDRYRAYCDTLDQTGLVFDPRLASDPHAWTEGAAALLQLVEQRRLVPGKDFDTLACSSDMMMFAAGKQLEALGYSIPGDIRLVGYNDSSESHLLRVPCTTARMPVTELAHMSFDLLSNLLEDGSGPSFDILLPSHPIIRQSCGCTYSLGSVEQARQTVGTHSLFFAWLVQSFRVPEAESSRLQRLLDEADSDDEQAYLDLAQDLVHHFLDRGGDPNLLSEALHWYCTFFASPSFKEQRACALRDLFLRQRDLVAHQHAYALSMQAKHLDALKCDLLGVRSLSSIPVLLAAHLRTLGLGAGYLVLYEDDEKSTYIGGYENEMLLDGKQTFSKHLLLPPAIQENLAEGVYVVEPLFMDNQPLGYLVVRTALFSGSVMEELRTSLSSAIKGTFLLDAANKAREEAERAQRARTEFFANISEGLRNPLESILFLVQDRDEALKGQVEDQLRTASHLLDLTLSYTGAFELERIVFSPSALLSSLQASHPFTYEGEADLPVLQGDRDKLFQAFEIVLQYIQKQGGLVTIKTELQTMGLQFSFISSLDTWKASLGNQDPSISLAQRIILMSGGLVMLKDNQIIFRLNWPSLEGESLARSSSTLTYIGSEDESEVPPLFSAFDRVRLLPSSSLNKQNLAQLEGDILAWDGRRSSAELQLALYLLVHNRELSKAPMVCYHAPPGYESLASSLIANKLGNQEDGVLVVMGSLGYSLAGELGMMDNVVLCEKQEIEHVYAGKKVRLLFSDLFDPALYEQLRKLSPAPIVIVREHWTREEAEQLSLIPRLIIAHRCVVESSEFLARIVTLLTHQEVLPPLTGALVKRAIVYLGEHATNPISRWQLAEAVNVSEDYLTRIFRKEIGLSPWDYLNRHRIHLATNLLKQSTLTINEVASQTGFQDQAYFCRVFRKVKGMAPTKVRMATP; from the coding sequence GTGAGTGAATCCCGGCCAAGAAAAATTGCACTGTTGCTCGCCTCAATCCATACCGGGGCCTCAAACGAGCTTTGGTCGGAGGTAGCAAAGCTTGCCAGCCATTCGCATACCTCTTTATTCGTTTTTCCCGGAGGAAGGCTTGAGTGCAAGGAAAACCAGGAGTATCTGCGCAATGCAATCTACCCCTTGGTGAACTCCGATAATGTCGAGGGAGTCCTTACCTGGGCTTCCGCACTTGCCGGGTCGGTTCGGGTCGAGGATGTCCAGGCTTTCCTGGCAACCCTTGGCTCTCTTCCCAGCGTCTCCATCGGGCTCAAGCGTGAGGGTTGTCCAGCTGTCTCCTTTGATGCCTATTCCGGGGTGCAGAGTGTACTTCTGCACTGCATAACCAAGCATAAGAGCCGGAGAATCGCCTTTATCAGGGGACCTGAGAACCACTATTCGGCACAGGACCGCTATCGCGCCTATTGCGATACCCTCGACCAGACGGGTTTGGTCTTCGACCCGCGCCTGGCTTCCGACCCGCATGCATGGACCGAGGGGGCGGCCGCCCTGTTGCAACTGGTCGAACAGCGGCGACTCGTGCCGGGCAAGGATTTCGACACCCTCGCTTGTTCGAGCGACATGATGATGTTCGCCGCCGGAAAACAGCTGGAAGCCTTGGGATATTCCATACCAGGAGATATTCGCTTGGTAGGGTATAACGACAGCAGCGAAAGCCACTTGCTTCGCGTACCCTGCACGACGGCACGCATGCCGGTCACCGAACTGGCGCACATGTCCTTTGACTTGCTGTCCAACCTGCTTGAGGATGGTTCAGGGCCCAGCTTCGATATTCTGCTGCCTTCCCACCCGATTATCCGCCAATCATGCGGATGTACCTATTCGCTGGGAAGTGTTGAACAAGCCAGACAGACTGTGGGAACACACTCCTTGTTTTTCGCATGGTTGGTGCAGAGCTTCAGGGTCCCTGAAGCTGAAAGCAGCCGGTTGCAGAGACTTCTGGACGAAGCCGACTCTGATGATGAGCAAGCCTATCTGGATCTTGCGCAGGACCTTGTTCATCACTTTCTCGACCGGGGAGGGGACCCGAACCTTCTCTCCGAGGCTCTCCACTGGTATTGCACCTTCTTCGCCTCACCCTCATTCAAGGAGCAACGAGCCTGTGCCCTGCGTGATCTCTTTTTACGCCAACGCGATTTGGTCGCACACCAGCATGCCTACGCGTTGTCCATGCAGGCCAAGCATCTGGATGCACTGAAATGTGATCTTTTGGGTGTGCGAAGCCTCTCTTCGATCCCTGTTCTTTTGGCAGCGCACTTGAGAACCCTTGGTCTGGGTGCGGGGTATCTGGTGCTCTATGAGGACGATGAGAAAAGCACCTATATCGGCGGCTATGAGAATGAGATGCTTTTGGACGGGAAGCAGACGTTCTCCAAGCATCTCTTGCTTCCTCCGGCTATTCAGGAGAATCTTGCAGAAGGTGTGTATGTTGTAGAACCCCTGTTCATGGACAACCAACCCCTTGGGTATCTGGTCGTCAGGACCGCGTTGTTCAGCGGAAGTGTCATGGAAGAGCTGAGAACCTCACTGAGTTCGGCGATCAAAGGTACCTTCCTGCTCGATGCCGCCAACAAGGCGAGGGAGGAGGCCGAGCGGGCCCAACGAGCCCGTACCGAGTTCTTCGCCAATATCAGTGAAGGCTTGCGTAATCCTTTGGAGTCGATTCTCTTCTTGGTGCAGGACAGGGATGAAGCATTGAAGGGCCAAGTGGAAGACCAGCTTCGTACGGCTTCCCATCTTTTAGACCTCACGCTCTCCTATACCGGGGCGTTTGAGTTGGAGCGTATCGTCTTCAGCCCCTCTGCATTGCTCTCTTCCCTGCAAGCCTCCCATCCCTTTACCTATGAGGGGGAGGCCGACCTTCCAGTGCTGCAAGGTGACAGGGATAAGCTCTTCCAAGCGTTTGAAATTGTATTGCAGTACATCCAAAAGCAAGGTGGACTGGTCACCATCAAGACCGAACTGCAAACCATGGGGCTGCAGTTCTCCTTCATCAGCTCCCTTGACACCTGGAAGGCTTCGCTGGGAAACCAGGACCCCTCCATTTCTCTTGCCCAACGAATCATTCTGATGAGCGGGGGTCTGGTAATGTTGAAGGATAATCAGATTATTTTCCGTCTGAATTGGCCGAGTCTGGAAGGGGAAAGCCTTGCTCGGTCGTCCTCCACCCTTACCTACATCGGCTCTGAGGATGAAAGCGAGGTACCCCCTCTCTTCTCAGCGTTCGACCGAGTACGGCTGCTGCCTTCCTCATCGTTGAACAAGCAGAATCTTGCTCAGTTGGAAGGGGACATCCTCGCTTGGGACGGCCGCAGAAGTTCAGCGGAATTGCAGCTCGCACTTTACCTTCTGGTACACAACCGCGAGCTCAGCAAGGCTCCCATGGTGTGTTACCACGCCCCTCCAGGATATGAGAGTCTTGCATCCTCCCTGATCGCAAACAAGCTCGGCAACCAAGAGGACGGGGTGTTGGTTGTCATGGGATCGCTGGGTTACTCGCTTGCCGGTGAGTTGGGCATGATGGACAATGTTGTACTGTGTGAAAAGCAGGAGATCGAGCACGTGTATGCGGGCAAGAAGGTACGCCTTTTGTTCAGCGATTTGTTCGATCCTGCACTGTATGAACAGTTGCGTAAGCTCTCCCCCGCTCCTATTGTCATTGTCCGCGAGCATTGGACGAGAGAGGAGGCTGAGCAGCTGAGCCTCATTCCCCGCCTGATCATAGCCCATCGCTGTGTGGTTGAGAGCAGTGAATTTCTGGCCCGCATTGTCACCCTGCTTACCCATCAGGAGGTTCTTCCTCCGCTGACCGGAGCCTTGGTCAAGCGTGCCATCGTCTACCTCGGCGAGCATGCAACAAATCCGATCTCGCGCTGGCAGTTGGCCGAGGCGGTCAATGTCAGTGAGGACTACCTAACCCGAATCTTCCGCAAGGAAATCGGGCTCTCCCCGTGGGACTACCTCAACCGCCATCGAATCCACCTGGCAACAAATCTGCTCAAACAGAGCACCCTTACCATCAATGAAGTGGCCAGTCAGACCGGCTTCCAGGACCAGGCATATTTTTGCAGGGTGTTCAGGAAGGTCAAGGGGATGGCTCCTACCAAGGTTCGCATGGCGACGCCATGA
- a CDS encoding UxaA family hydrolase — MQTYTVLKVHPEDSVAVAIRPLSQGEVVDVAGLQIAVATDIPAGHKFALKAIAKGEKVIKYGAPIGYAVTDIACGEHVHAANIKTTLSESAEYVYDKMQSEQFALKAEQRSKEWEGRVPTIKAYRRSNGAIGIRNELWIVPTVGCVNKIAENLVSWAQDNLQKAPFYDGIHVWSHPYGCSQLGDDHEATRTILSDLVHHPNAGGVLVLSLGCENNTPESFRALVGEVDANRVKFLTTQDVSDELAESKRLLTELYETMKGDTREDVGMDNLIVGFKCGGSDGLSGITANPLVGRFCDALTAMGGTGILTEVPEMFGAEQLLMNRAVDEQVYEQTVNLINDFKQYFVKHNQVVYENPSPGNKAGGISTLEDKSLGCIQKGGQAMITDVLGYGDRIKKRGLNLLNGPGNDIVSTTALTACGAHIILFTTGRGTPLGAPVPTIKISSNSALAEKKANWIDFDAGRLLQEDDETVLSDFLSLIQRVASGDAMAKNEENGYAEISLFKDGVIL, encoded by the coding sequence ATGCAGACCTATACCGTTTTGAAGGTCCATCCCGAGGATTCGGTTGCAGTTGCCATCCGTCCCCTTTCCCAAGGGGAGGTGGTGGATGTTGCAGGCCTTCAGATAGCTGTGGCAACAGATATTCCCGCCGGTCACAAGTTCGCCCTCAAAGCCATCGCGAAGGGGGAGAAGGTGATCAAGTACGGAGCCCCGATCGGTTATGCCGTTACCGATATCGCATGTGGTGAGCATGTGCATGCCGCCAACATCAAGACTACCCTCAGCGAGAGTGCCGAGTATGTCTATGACAAGATGCAATCCGAGCAGTTCGCCCTCAAGGCCGAGCAGCGAAGCAAGGAATGGGAAGGTCGGGTTCCTACCATCAAGGCGTACCGCAGAAGCAACGGGGCAATCGGCATTCGCAACGAGCTTTGGATCGTCCCCACCGTCGGATGTGTCAATAAAATCGCCGAGAACCTGGTGTCATGGGCCCAGGACAATCTGCAGAAAGCCCCTTTTTATGATGGGATACATGTGTGGTCGCACCCGTATGGATGCTCCCAGCTCGGCGACGACCATGAAGCTACACGCACCATTCTTTCCGACCTTGTCCACCACCCCAACGCCGGTGGTGTTCTGGTGCTCTCCCTCGGCTGTGAAAACAATACTCCCGAGTCCTTCCGCGCCCTGGTGGGCGAAGTCGATGCAAATCGGGTGAAGTTTCTCACCACCCAGGATGTCAGTGACGAACTGGCCGAGAGCAAGCGACTGTTGACCGAATTGTATGAGACGATGAAGGGCGACACGCGTGAGGATGTCGGTATGGACAATCTCATCGTCGGCTTCAAATGCGGCGGCAGCGACGGGCTGAGCGGCATCACCGCCAATCCCTTGGTCGGCCGTTTCTGCGATGCCCTCACCGCCATGGGTGGAACCGGAATATTGACCGAGGTCCCCGAGATGTTCGGAGCCGAACAGCTGTTGATGAACCGCGCTGTTGATGAGCAGGTATACGAACAGACCGTCAACCTGATCAACGACTTCAAGCAGTACTTTGTCAAACACAACCAGGTGGTGTATGAGAATCCCTCCCCGGGCAACAAGGCCGGCGGTATCTCCACCCTTGAGGACAAGAGCCTCGGGTGCATCCAGAAAGGCGGTCAGGCGATGATCACCGATGTTCTTGGTTATGGAGACCGAATAAAGAAGCGGGGGCTCAACCTGCTCAACGGTCCGGGCAACGACATTGTCTCCACTACGGCTCTTACCGCCTGCGGAGCCCATATCATTCTCTTCACCACCGGCCGTGGAACCCCGCTTGGGGCACCGGTACCGACCATCAAGATCTCTTCAAACAGTGCTCTTGCTGAAAAAAAGGCCAATTGGATCGATTTCGATGCCGGACGTCTTTTACAGGAAGACGATGAGACAGTCCTCTCCGACTTCCTCTCTCTCATCCAGAGGGTTGCAAGTGGAGATGCTATGGCAAAGAATGAGGAAAACGGGTACGCAGAAATTTCGCTGTTCAAGGATGGGGTCATCCTCTAA
- a CDS encoding PadR family transcriptional regulator yields the protein MDAHIRKVYVPMTETGFYILLCLQQEMHGYSIVQKVKELTDGEILISPGTLYGSLSKMEKDGLIRFIREEEKRKIYEITSLGIEVLQKEKERIARLYRTMKEDL from the coding sequence ATGGATGCTCATATCCGAAAAGTCTATGTCCCGATGACCGAGACGGGCTTCTATATTCTTTTGTGTCTGCAGCAGGAGATGCACGGCTACAGTATTGTCCAAAAGGTGAAGGAGCTGACCGACGGTGAGATTCTCATCAGCCCGGGGACTCTGTACGGCAGCCTTTCCAAAATGGAGAAGGACGGTCTGATCCGGTTCATCCGTGAAGAGGAAAAGCGGAAAATCTATGAGATCACCAGCCTTGGCATTGAAGTGCTTCAGAAGGAAAAAGAGCGTATCGCTCGCCTGTACCGGACCATGAAGGAGGATCTTTGA
- the uxaC gene encoding glucuronate isomerase produces MKKFMDEHFLLQTKTAQTLYHEYAKDEMIFDYHCHLNPSEIANNKRFTTITDAWLGGDHYKWRAMRANGTPEALVTGKDADPFDKFMAWASTMEHALGNPLYHWTHLELQRYFGIHEVLNTKNAKAIYDEANRQFKENENLSVKGIMKQFKVYAVGTTDDPADDLAYHGQIAKQADFPAKVIPSYRPDKALNIEKDTFLSYIDSLAKASGKRIERASDVVEALIDRLDFFVSMGCKASDHALITAPAVFKSESEVNAIFAKKLAGATLSFEEVEAYKTYVLTHLAIAYAKRDIAMQLHFAAIRDNNGMMFAKLGPDTGYDASHDKELAASLSAFLNNLSATGEVPKTILYTLNPKDYYSLVTLMGCYQDGIPGKMQLGSAWWFADHKDGMEEQMKILGNIGLLPRFIGMLTDSRSFLSYSRHEYFRRILCNIFGTWAEEGEVPYDLEMLGKVVKDISFGNAKAYFEG; encoded by the coding sequence ATGAAAAAGTTTATGGACGAGCACTTTTTACTACAGACTAAAACCGCCCAGACTCTCTACCATGAGTATGCAAAGGATGAGATGATCTTTGACTACCATTGTCACCTCAATCCGAGTGAGATCGCAAACAACAAGCGATTTACCACCATCACCGATGCCTGGCTTGGAGGAGATCACTATAAGTGGAGAGCCATGCGTGCCAACGGGACTCCCGAAGCCTTGGTGACCGGCAAGGATGCCGACCCGTTCGACAAGTTCATGGCTTGGGCTTCCACCATGGAACATGCCTTGGGCAATCCCCTCTACCACTGGACTCATCTGGAGCTGCAGCGCTACTTCGGCATCCATGAGGTGCTGAACACCAAGAATGCAAAGGCAATCTATGATGAGGCCAACCGACAGTTCAAGGAGAACGAGAATCTTTCGGTCAAGGGCATCATGAAGCAGTTCAAGGTCTACGCGGTGGGAACAACCGACGACCCTGCCGACGACCTGGCCTATCATGGACAGATCGCCAAGCAGGCCGATTTCCCGGCAAAGGTAATCCCCTCCTACCGCCCCGACAAGGCTTTGAATATTGAGAAGGACACCTTCCTTTCCTATATCGACAGCTTGGCAAAGGCCAGCGGGAAGAGAATCGAGCGGGCCTCTGATGTCGTCGAGGCTCTGATCGATCGTCTCGATTTCTTCGTAAGCATGGGCTGCAAAGCCTCCGACCATGCCCTCATAACCGCCCCCGCCGTCTTCAAGAGTGAGAGCGAAGTGAACGCAATCTTTGCCAAAAAACTGGCAGGGGCGACACTCTCTTTTGAGGAAGTGGAGGCCTATAAGACCTATGTGCTCACGCATCTTGCAATAGCCTATGCAAAGCGGGACATCGCAATGCAGCTGCACTTCGCCGCAATCCGTGACAATAATGGCATGATGTTTGCGAAGCTTGGACCCGATACCGGTTACGATGCTTCCCACGACAAGGAGCTTGCCGCTTCCCTTTCAGCTTTCCTGAACAACCTGTCGGCAACCGGAGAGGTTCCCAAGACCATTCTCTATACGCTCAATCCAAAGGATTACTATTCGTTGGTAACCTTGATGGGTTGTTACCAGGATGGAATACCGGGTAAAATGCAGCTTGGTTCCGCTTGGTGGTTCGCCGACCACAAGGACGGCATGGAAGAGCAGATGAAGATTCTCGGCAACATCGGACTGCTACCCCGTTTCATCGGGATGCTCACCGACAGCCGGTCCTTCCTCTCCTACTCCCGCCACGAGTACTTCAGAAGAATACTCTGTAATATTTTCGGTACATGGGCTGAGGAGGGCGAGGTCCCCTATGACCTCGAGATGCTTGGAAAGGTTGTAAAGGATATCTCCTTCGGCAACGCCAAAGCCTATTTTGAGGGGTAA
- a CDS encoding tagaturonate reductase, whose protein sequence is MQSITSVHQTVQRKEKVLQFGEGNFLRAFVDWMIDILNEKTDFNGNVVLVQPLDRGLSDMINAQKGLYTTVLRGVQNKKTVEEYRTINSVSRCLNPYKADDYQEYIKLASSEDLRFIVSNTTEAGISYHGGDKLTDQIQVSFPAKVCAFLYKRYQAFNGASDKGLIVIPCELIDKNGDNLKRIVKQYAQEWNLEAGFMTWLDEACDFCNSLVDRIVPGYPRAEAEAICTKLGYQDNLLDSAEIFHLWVIECHKNFHEDELPFNKAGLNVVWTDDMSFYRTRKVRILNGAHTMSVLAAYQTGHETVQDCIADKNLLFPFMYKGIFEEIIPSMEGSKEELEAYAADVLERFENPYNPHQLLSISLNSVSKFKTRNLPSLLGYVAKNSKLPKLLVFSLSALISFYEGTEYEGSALKGRRGDETYLIQDSPEILEVFASLYAEGGSPKVKAQRLAKAVLSNTSWWAQDLTKVDGLEQAVAANLEAIWTVGMKEALASLTKK, encoded by the coding sequence ATGCAATCAATCACCAGTGTTCACCAGACTGTACAGAGAAAAGAGAAGGTTCTTCAGTTCGGAGAGGGGAACTTCCTCCGAGCGTTCGTCGATTGGATGATCGACATTCTCAACGAGAAGACCGATTTCAACGGCAATGTAGTCCTCGTCCAGCCCTTGGACCGGGGCCTGAGCGATATGATCAACGCCCAGAAGGGCTTGTACACCACCGTCCTCAGGGGTGTGCAGAACAAGAAAACCGTCGAGGAGTACCGAACGATCAACAGCGTCAGCCGCTGCCTCAATCCGTACAAGGCCGACGATTACCAGGAGTATATAAAGCTCGCATCCAGTGAGGACCTGCGCTTCATCGTCTCCAACACCACCGAGGCCGGTATCAGCTACCACGGCGGTGACAAGCTGACCGACCAAATCCAGGTCTCCTTCCCAGCCAAGGTCTGCGCCTTCCTCTACAAACGCTACCAAGCTTTCAACGGGGCTTCGGACAAGGGCCTGATCGTCATTCCCTGCGAGCTCATCGACAAGAACGGAGACAATCTGAAGCGCATCGTCAAACAGTATGCACAGGAGTGGAACCTGGAGGCAGGCTTCATGACCTGGCTCGACGAAGCTTGTGATTTCTGCAACTCCCTGGTCGACCGCATCGTTCCCGGCTATCCGAGAGCCGAAGCAGAGGCAATCTGCACCAAGCTCGGCTATCAGGACAACCTGCTCGACTCTGCCGAGATTTTCCACCTGTGGGTCATCGAATGCCACAAGAACTTCCACGAGGATGAGCTGCCGTTCAATAAGGCAGGCCTGAACGTGGTATGGACCGACGATATGAGCTTCTACCGCACACGCAAGGTCCGCATCCTCAACGGAGCCCATACCATGAGCGTACTTGCAGCCTATCAGACGGGCCATGAGACCGTCCAGGACTGCATAGCCGACAAGAATCTTCTCTTCCCGTTCATGTACAAGGGCATCTTCGAGGAGATCATCCCTTCGATGGAAGGCTCGAAAGAGGAGCTTGAGGCGTATGCAGCCGATGTTTTGGAGCGCTTTGAGAATCCGTACAACCCCCACCAGTTGCTCTCCATCTCCCTGAACTCGGTTTCCAAGTTCAAAACCAGGAACCTTCCTTCCCTCTTGGGGTATGTTGCAAAAAACAGCAAGCTGCCCAAGCTTCTGGTGTTCTCCCTCTCCGCCCTGATCAGCTTCTACGAAGGAACCGAATATGAAGGTTCGGCTCTCAAGGGACGCAGGGGAGACGAGACGTATCTGATCCAGGACAGCCCTGAGATTCTTGAGGTCTTCGCTTCTCTCTATGCCGAGGGAGGCAGTCCGAAGGTAAAAGCGCAACGCCTTGCAAAAGCAGTGCTGTCCAACACCTCCTGGTGGGCCCAGGACCTGACCAAGGTCGATGGACTCGAGCAGGCGGTGGCCGCAAACCTTGAGGCCATCTGGACTGTCGGCATGAAAGAGGCCCTTGCCTCTCTAACGAAAAAATAA